One Streptomyces sp. CNQ-509 DNA window includes the following coding sequences:
- a CDS encoding DegV family protein, with protein MSSDVAIVADSTAYLPPEAMRRHGIISVPLTVVLGDRALEEGTEISARSLAEALRKRNPVTTSRPGPALFAATYRKAAEAGARGIVSLHLSAEFSGTYDAAVLAAKEAPVPVRVVDTRMVAMALGFCAIAAAEAAEAGGTVDDAVEAAERRAAGTSAFFYVDTLDYLRRGGRIGTAQALLGSALAVKPLLRLDGGRIELLEKVRTASRAILRLEELVLERAAEGPVDVAVHHLAAAERAAELADRLRERVPGLGELHLSEVGAVIGAHTGPGLLGAVVSRRGGA; from the coding sequence ATGTCCTCCGATGTCGCGATCGTCGCCGATTCCACGGCCTATCTGCCTCCCGAGGCGATGCGGCGGCACGGCATCATCTCCGTCCCGCTGACCGTCGTGCTCGGTGACCGGGCGCTGGAGGAGGGCACCGAGATCTCCGCCCGCTCACTGGCCGAGGCGCTCCGCAAGCGGAACCCGGTGACGACCTCGCGGCCCGGTCCGGCGCTCTTCGCGGCGACGTACCGGAAGGCGGCGGAGGCGGGCGCGCGGGGCATCGTGTCACTGCACCTGTCCGCGGAGTTCTCCGGGACGTACGACGCGGCGGTGCTGGCGGCGAAGGAGGCGCCGGTGCCGGTGCGGGTGGTGGACACCCGCATGGTGGCGATGGCCCTCGGCTTCTGCGCGATCGCCGCCGCGGAGGCGGCGGAGGCGGGCGGCACCGTGGACGACGCGGTGGAGGCGGCGGAGCGGCGGGCGGCGGGCACCTCGGCGTTCTTCTACGTCGACACCCTGGACTACCTGCGCCGCGGCGGCCGGATCGGCACCGCCCAGGCGCTGCTGGGCTCGGCGCTGGCGGTCAAGCCGCTGCTGCGGCTGGACGGCGGGCGGATCGAGCTGCTGGAGAAGGTCCGCACGGCGAGCCGGGCGATCCTGCGGCTGGAGGAGCTGGTGCTCGAACGGGCGGCGGAGGGCCCGGTGGACGTCGCGGTGCACCACCTGGCGGCGGCGGAGCGCGCGGCGGAGCTGGCGGACCGGCTCCGGGAGCGGGTGCCGGGGCTCGGGGAGCTGCATCTGAGCGAGGTGGGCGCGGTGATCGGGGCGCACACGGGGCCGGGGCTGCTGGGCGCGGTGGTGTCGCGGCGGGGCGGCGCGTAG